From Domibacillus sp. DTU_2020_1001157_1_SI_ALB_TIR_016, a single genomic window includes:
- a CDS encoding thioredoxin family protein, whose amino-acid sequence MEAIQTQEQFEEIIAGSEPVIIKFYAGWCPDCTRMDMFIDEIIADYSQYRWFELNRDDFPEAAQKYDVMGIPSLLLFQDGEKLAHLHSANAKSPEQVREYLQNLPA is encoded by the coding sequence ATGGAAGCAATTCAAACACAAGAGCAATTCGAAGAAATTATTGCCGGCAGTGAGCCGGTCATCATTAAATTTTACGCCGGCTGGTGCCCGGACTGCACAAGAATGGATATGTTTATTGATGAAATCATAGCAGACTACAGCCAATACCGCTGGTTTGAACTGAACCGGGATGATTTTCCCGAAGCTGCACAAAAATACGATGTAATGGGCATCCCAAGCCTGCTTCTTTTTCAAGATGGCGAAAAATTAGCTCATTTGCACAGTGCAAATGCTAAGTCTCCGGAGCAAGTACGTGAGTACCTGCAAAACCTTCCTGCTTAA
- a CDS encoding winged helix-turn-helix transcriptional regulator: protein MELCPKVEKAMQLLGKRWTGLVIKQLLDRPQRFSEIKAGFPISGKLLTERLKELEEEGMVTRKVYAEVPVRVEYTLTEKGRALKAAITEIENWAHDWVELEEHV from the coding sequence ATGGAGCTTTGTCCAAAAGTAGAAAAAGCAATGCAGTTATTAGGCAAACGATGGACGGGCCTTGTGATTAAACAGCTTTTGGATCGGCCGCAGCGGTTCTCTGAAATTAAAGCTGGATTTCCGATCAGCGGCAAGCTGCTGACAGAGCGGCTGAAAGAGCTGGAAGAGGAAGGCATGGTCACTCGAAAAGTGTATGCAGAAGTGCCGGTTCGGGTTGAATATACATTAACGGAAAAAGGACGCGCCTTAAAAGCGGCTATTACAGAAATAGAGAATTGGGCGCATGATTGGGTTGAATTAGAAGAACACGTATAA
- a CDS encoding nitroreductase family protein, which yields MSNTSTQTDFYTAVQNRRSHYAISKESVASDERIQEIIEFAVKHVPTAFNSQTGRVVVLLGEQHDTLWDITTQTLKTVVPEESFASTQEKMDMFQAGYGTVLFFEDQSIIRSLQEQFALYADNFPVWSNQASGMLQFTVWTALENEGFGATLQHYNPLIDEKVAAQWNIPADWKLIAQMPFGKPTAPAGDKEFAPLDERVKVYK from the coding sequence ATGTCAAACACTTCTACCCAAACAGATTTTTACACAGCTGTCCAAAATCGCCGCTCTCATTATGCTATTTCAAAAGAGTCTGTCGCTTCAGATGAAAGAATCCAAGAAATCATTGAATTTGCAGTTAAGCATGTGCCAACAGCTTTTAATTCGCAAACAGGGCGTGTTGTCGTTCTTCTTGGCGAACAGCATGATACATTGTGGGATATTACAACACAAACGTTAAAAACTGTGGTTCCAGAGGAAAGCTTCGCTTCTACACAAGAGAAAATGGATATGTTCCAGGCAGGCTACGGAACAGTTTTATTCTTTGAAGATCAGTCGATCATCCGCAGCCTTCAGGAGCAGTTTGCCCTTTATGCGGACAACTTCCCTGTTTGGTCTAACCAGGCATCTGGTATGCTTCAATTTACCGTTTGGACAGCACTTGAAAACGAAGGCTTCGGTGCAACCCTGCAGCACTACAATCCACTGATTGATGAAAAAGTAGCAGCCCAGTGGAATATTCCAGCAGACTGGAAGCTCATTGCTCAAATGCCATTCGGCAAACCAACAGCGCCAGCCGGCGACAAAGAATTTGCGCCGCTTGATGAGCGTGTAAAAGTGTACAAATAA
- a CDS encoding LacI family DNA-binding transcriptional regulator, giving the protein MKPTIYDVAEKAGVSIATVSKVVNNTGRISEKTRKRVTEIMRVLDYQPSSVAAALTGKKTYTVGVLVPDIANPFFAEVARALENRARESGYTLMLCSTDYKQQREREYLELFSKKQVDGVMVAIEPEEMDHFKKFNERGVPSVMLSVNHLDASASVVMTDNVRGGYLAGKYLLSKGHHELAIMYEKQRQSGRSRLIGFQQALSEADVMVEEPYVIDTRSDILEAKKAAQKLLRLPKKPTAVFAATDLIAIVLINEARGAGVRVPEDMSVIGFDNTIYAEIADPGLTTIAQPITDLAHYSFDQLLQLIKQPDQIGHRIMLAPSLIERGSVRKIIDGGSSSNEI; this is encoded by the coding sequence ATGAAACCGACGATTTATGACGTGGCGGAAAAAGCGGGAGTTTCTATTGCTACCGTATCCAAGGTCGTGAACAATACAGGGCGGATCAGCGAAAAAACCCGTAAACGTGTAACAGAGATTATGCGGGTTCTTGACTACCAGCCGAGCAGTGTCGCAGCGGCACTGACAGGCAAAAAAACATATACCGTCGGCGTGCTTGTTCCTGATATTGCCAACCCGTTTTTTGCGGAAGTGGCCCGGGCACTGGAAAACCGGGCACGGGAATCTGGTTATACACTGATGCTGTGCAGCACAGATTATAAGCAGCAGAGGGAACGGGAATATTTAGAGCTTTTTTCTAAAAAGCAGGTCGACGGTGTGATGGTAGCCATTGAGCCGGAAGAAATGGATCATTTCAAAAAATTTAATGAGCGCGGCGTCCCAAGCGTAATGCTGTCTGTGAATCACTTAGACGCTTCAGCCAGTGTGGTCATGACAGACAATGTGCGCGGAGGGTACTTAGCCGGTAAATATTTGCTGTCGAAAGGACACCATGAATTAGCCATTATGTACGAAAAGCAGCGCCAATCGGGGCGTTCCCGCTTGATTGGTTTTCAGCAGGCATTATCAGAAGCAGATGTGATGGTTGAAGAACCGTACGTTATTGATACCCGCTCTGATATTTTGGAAGCGAAAAAAGCCGCGCAAAAGCTGCTTCGTCTCCCGAAAAAGCCAACCGCTGTGTTTGCAGCAACGGACTTGATCGCTATTGTGTTGATCAACGAAGCGAGAGGAGCGGGTGTGCGGGTACCCGAGGATATGTCGGTCATCGGCTTTGATAATACCATTTATGCGGAAATTGCCGATCCTGGACTTACGACAATTGCACAGCCTATTACGGATCTTGCTCATTATTCATTTGACCAGCTGTTACAGCTCATCAAGCAGCCGGATCAAATTGGACACCGGATTATGCTGGCGCCATCTTTAATTGAAAGAGGATCGGTTCGAAAAATCATCGACGGTGGATCTTCATCCAATGAAATTTAA
- a CDS encoding ABC transporter permease, protein MSNLSTVTNNNPDAGLHKESKGAVLFKKYGMLIILVALIALMTALEPNFINSNNIINIVRQMAVIGIVAIGVTFVIITSGIDLSSGSVIALTSVVVATFAQEGTYPLMVAVLAAIAVGVATGVFNGFLIAKGNIAPFIVTLGMMTAARGLALLYSGGRPIGGLSDTFQFLGQGMILGIPVPIIIFALIGIISYVLLNKTKFGKYVYAIGGNEQAAMIAGVNVTKVKILVYTYAGLLSGLAGMILTARIASGQPTAGTMYELDAIAAAVIGGTSLTGGIGTIGGTVIGALIIGVMNNGLDLMNVSSYWQQILKGAIITVAVYIDARKHKKK, encoded by the coding sequence ATGAGCAACTTATCAACTGTTACGAATAATAACCCAGATGCAGGGCTTCACAAAGAATCAAAAGGGGCCGTTTTGTTTAAAAAATACGGCATGCTGATTATTTTAGTTGCCTTAATTGCACTTATGACAGCGCTGGAACCGAACTTCATCAATTCAAATAATATTATCAATATCGTCCGGCAAATGGCGGTTATCGGAATTGTCGCGATCGGTGTCACATTTGTTATTATCACAAGCGGAATTGACTTATCATCCGGTTCTGTTATCGCACTGACGTCGGTTGTTGTTGCCACGTTTGCACAAGAAGGCACATATCCTTTAATGGTAGCGGTTCTTGCGGCCATTGCAGTTGGTGTGGCAACGGGTGTTTTCAACGGCTTTTTGATTGCAAAAGGTAACATTGCCCCATTTATCGTAACTCTTGGCATGATGACAGCAGCGCGTGGATTAGCGCTTCTTTACAGCGGCGGGCGTCCGATTGGCGGCTTATCTGATACGTTTCAATTTCTTGGGCAGGGCATGATTTTGGGTATTCCAGTACCGATTATTATCTTTGCGTTAATTGGAATTATCTCTTATGTCTTATTAAACAAAACGAAATTTGGGAAATACGTATACGCGATTGGCGGCAATGAGCAGGCGGCTATGATCGCCGGTGTTAATGTAACAAAAGTAAAAATTCTCGTTTACACCTATGCAGGCCTTTTATCAGGTCTTGCCGGAATGATTTTAACAGCGCGTATTGCGTCCGGACAGCCGACAGCGGGTACAATGTACGAGCTTGATGCAATTGCAGCGGCTGTTATTGGAGGAACTAGTTTAACAGGTGGTATCGGAACAATCGGCGGTACGGTAATCGGGGCGTTAATCATTGGCGTAATGAATAACGGTCTTGATTTAATGAACGTTTCTTCATACTGGCAGCAAATTCTAAAAGGCGCCATCATTACAGTCGCAGTTTATATCGATGCACGCAAGCACAAGAAAAAATAA
- a CDS encoding GTP-binding protein, which yields MKTELYIIGGFLGSGKTTLLLKLLQKEKEAGRKVAVLMNEIGALSVDSALIGEKTAVRDMLNGCICCTIKDEIEVELLALYREHQPDVVYIETTGAAHPMEVLDACMSPSIAMKIDVKGILTLVDCARWVERNRLPIAHRKLMEDQARWSDIVALTKTDLVAEETLAVVRRDIRSLNQKVQLIEITHGEGEAVFGSGSQSQEQHHARHHLHVRTFAYEFVNHVPRAAFRKWVEHLPDSVLRIKGFIKFEDSGDQPELFQYAYGVPFFQPQPIKRPTVIVVIGEELPEEEMRKELNKLEGVF from the coding sequence ATGAAAACAGAACTTTATATAATTGGAGGCTTTCTTGGCAGCGGGAAAACCACACTGCTGTTGAAACTGCTTCAAAAAGAAAAAGAAGCAGGCAGAAAAGTCGCTGTTCTGATGAATGAAATCGGTGCGCTTTCGGTTGACTCGGCGCTTATCGGAGAAAAAACGGCTGTGCGGGATATGTTGAACGGCTGTATTTGCTGTACGATTAAAGATGAAATAGAAGTGGAATTACTGGCGCTTTACCGGGAACACCAGCCGGATGTCGTTTATATTGAAACGACCGGTGCTGCTCATCCGATGGAAGTGCTCGATGCCTGCATGTCTCCATCAATAGCGATGAAAATTGATGTGAAAGGCATTTTAACGCTCGTAGACTGTGCCCGGTGGGTGGAGCGGAACCGGCTGCCGATTGCCCATCGGAAGCTGATGGAGGATCAAGCACGCTGGAGTGATATTGTCGCACTTACTAAAACAGATTTGGTCGCCGAGGAAACTTTGGCAGTCGTTCGCAGAGATATCCGCTCACTCAATCAGAAGGTTCAGTTAATTGAAATAACGCATGGAGAAGGAGAAGCTGTTTTTGGGAGTGGAAGCCAGTCACAAGAACAGCATCACGCCCGCCATCATCTGCATGTTCGAACATTTGCTTATGAATTTGTGAATCATGTACCGCGTGCTGCTTTTAGAAAGTGGGTAGAACATCTGCCGGATTCGGTGCTGCGCATCAAAGGATTCATCAAGTTCGAGGATTCAGGAGATCAGCCGGAGCTGTTTCAGTATGCGTATGGCGTTCCGTTTTTTCAGCCGCAGCCGATCAAGCGGCCGACGGTCATTGTTGTGATTGGGGAAGAGCTTCCGGAAGAGGAGATGCGTAAAGAGTTAAATAAACTCGAAGGCGTATTTTAA
- a CDS encoding ATP-binding protein, producing the protein MNKPITSGIRRRYLLLSLSILLVLTAAGTGAFLYMKHSQDELRVERERLYDKQVKLETLRDSLNDLFFRARGYIAFRDSEELNRVYEDLNEVEGALEELKGVRLNSKEQQMTEKLTEFLSTYQSDTLPTLIRFVEANDYAGLQNYYSSRDIVDSVNQFMEYVKQYKVDIDDDLEALSKEMIEQANEFTFVMVIFLFLLFVFIAYLIWRMMKDIVRPLEQMRQATDDFASGKSFSLLPVKRSDEIGVLFSSFGSMIRIIQEKEEELTAQNEELIMQQEELQEHQHKIEESLHETKQTKERLERYNDLNHVLSFTLNKQELADSILEYLDSTYELDLGMFWIRESGERALKGMTDALFEEFSTNRTDYIDQRLKEDAFFTVTREASHEKGLAADSVLVHDYFSGVHNPEGDMVALFGASRIGRAFSEKEQKELRGLLNRVALAIERIQLYDRNIKERILNERIINNINEGIQFVGHDGSMLQRNEAVCEIINCEVPLDETVERAQWIDHISNQTDDPDQMREFLEGCIDSGAHHVQEYRYRILEPAERVIEVYSAPVLVNEEKIGTILVHRDITREYEVDQMKTELVSTVSHELRTPLSSVLGFTELLLHKQLKPEKQKKYLETIYKEAKRLTNLINDFLDLQRMESGSQVYQMEPLQINELAVEAIARFRTESSHPLVVVDEAANVQVEGDKERLAQVLTNVLGNAIKFSPDGGHVTLTLSNDENNVMVAIQDEGIGIPAEDIPKLFNKFQRIDNSARRKIGGTGLGLAICREIIEKHNGTITIESEEGKGTIVRLSLPLLSTGRHRIARPEGNENSPSVMIVEDDMSLALLLSEELKMSGFTVVYHMKPSEAFEEAKRTPLVGIVIDLMLGDDLNGWDLVELLKKEEKTKDIPIIISSALDQAEGEGKLHQIDHYLTKPYPPTQLSKAVLGFLTEPIQQGVIFYPERGSDQDESK; encoded by the coding sequence ATGAATAAACCAATCACGTCAGGTATTCGGCGCCGTTATCTGCTTTTATCGCTGTCTATTCTGCTAGTATTGACAGCTGCAGGAACCGGCGCTTTTCTTTATATGAAGCATTCACAGGATGAATTGCGAGTAGAGCGAGAAAGGCTGTACGATAAGCAGGTGAAATTGGAAACACTGCGCGATTCTTTAAATGATCTTTTTTTTCGGGCGCGGGGTTATATAGCGTTTCGGGACAGTGAGGAATTGAATCGGGTATACGAAGACCTTAACGAAGTAGAAGGCGCGCTTGAAGAGTTAAAAGGCGTTCGCTTAAATTCAAAAGAGCAGCAAATGACGGAAAAGCTGACAGAGTTTTTAAGCACATACCAATCAGATACATTGCCTACATTGATTCGATTTGTGGAAGCAAATGATTACGCAGGTCTTCAAAACTATTATTCTAGCAGAGATATTGTTGATTCTGTAAACCAATTTATGGAATACGTGAAGCAATATAAGGTAGATATTGATGATGACCTTGAGGCGTTATCGAAGGAAATGATCGAGCAGGCCAATGAGTTTACATTTGTAATGGTCATTTTTTTATTTTTGCTATTTGTGTTTATTGCTTACTTAATCTGGCGCATGATGAAAGATATTGTTCGGCCGCTTGAGCAAATGAGACAGGCGACGGATGATTTTGCGTCCGGCAAAAGCTTCTCGCTGCTGCCGGTGAAGCGGAGCGATGAAATCGGTGTGCTGTTTTCTTCATTTGGTTCCATGATTCGCATCATTCAAGAAAAAGAAGAAGAATTAACGGCTCAAAATGAAGAGCTGATTATGCAGCAGGAAGAATTGCAGGAGCACCAGCATAAAATTGAAGAATCACTTCATGAAACGAAACAAACAAAAGAGCGCCTCGAACGGTATAACGACTTGAACCACGTTCTTTCTTTTACTTTAAATAAACAGGAGCTGGCTGATAGTATACTAGAGTATTTGGATTCGACTTATGAATTGGATCTAGGCATGTTTTGGATTCGGGAAAGCGGAGAGCGGGCGCTGAAAGGGATGACAGATGCCCTGTTCGAGGAGTTTTCAACGAACCGAACGGATTATATTGACCAGCGGTTAAAAGAGGATGCTTTTTTCACGGTAACAAGAGAAGCGTCCCATGAAAAAGGGCTCGCTGCCGATTCTGTTTTGGTACATGATTATTTTTCTGGCGTACACAATCCGGAAGGAGACATGGTCGCTCTTTTTGGCGCTTCACGGATTGGCCGTGCTTTTTCCGAGAAAGAACAAAAAGAATTGCGGGGCTTACTAAATCGGGTTGCTTTAGCGATTGAACGTATTCAGCTGTACGACCGCAATATCAAAGAGCGAATTTTAAACGAACGTATCATTAACAATATTAATGAAGGCATTCAATTTGTTGGCCACGACGGATCCATGCTCCAGCGAAACGAAGCAGTTTGTGAGATTATCAATTGTGAAGTACCGCTCGATGAAACGGTTGAAAGAGCGCAATGGATCGATCACATTTCTAATCAAACAGATGACCCGGATCAAATGAGAGAATTTCTAGAAGGCTGTATTGATAGCGGGGCGCATCATGTGCAGGAGTATCGGTACCGTATTTTAGAGCCGGCAGAACGCGTGATAGAAGTGTATAGTGCTCCGGTTTTAGTAAATGAAGAAAAAATAGGCACCATTCTTGTTCATCGGGATATTACAAGAGAATACGAAGTCGATCAAATGAAAACAGAGCTCGTCAGCACAGTCAGCCATGAGCTTCGAACGCCGCTTTCGAGTGTACTTGGATTTACAGAGCTGCTGCTTCATAAACAGCTGAAGCCGGAGAAGCAAAAGAAATATTTAGAAACAATTTATAAGGAAGCGAAAAGGCTGACAAACTTAATTAACGATTTCCTGGATTTGCAGCGCATGGAATCAGGCAGCCAGGTGTATCAAATGGAGCCGTTACAAATCAATGAACTGGCGGTAGAAGCGATCGCCCGCTTCCGTACCGAAAGCAGCCATCCGCTCGTTGTCGTGGATGAAGCGGCTAATGTGCAGGTAGAAGGGGATAAAGAGCGTCTCGCTCAAGTATTAACAAACGTGTTAGGAAATGCCATTAAATTTTCACCGGACGGCGGACATGTAACGCTGACGCTTTCGAACGATGAAAATAACGTAATGGTTGCCATTCAAGATGAAGGAATTGGAATTCCGGCTGAAGATATACCGAAGCTGTTTAATAAATTTCAGCGGATTGACAACAGCGCCCGCCGCAAAATTGGCGGTACGGGCCTTGGACTGGCGATTTGTAGAGAAATTATCGAAAAGCATAATGGGACGATTACAATCGAGTCAGAAGAGGGAAAAGGAACAATAGTCCGCCTTTCATTGCCGCTTCTTTCAACAGGCAGACATCGAATTGCGCGCCCAGAAGGCAATGAAAACAGTCCTTCCGTTATGATAGTAGAGGATGATATGAGCCTTGCTCTTTTATTATCGGAAGAATTAAAAATGAGCGGATTTACAGTGGTGTATCACATGAAACCATCGGAAGCCTTTGAAGAAGCAAAGCGGACACCGCTTGTTGGAATTGTGATTGATCTGATGCTTGGCGACGATCTGAATGGCTGGGATTTGGTAGAGCTGTTAAAGAAAGAAGAAAAAACGAAAGACATCCCGATTATCATTTCCTCCGCTCTTGACCAGGCTGAGGGCGAGGGGAAATTACACCAAATCGATCATTACTTAACAAAACCGTATCCGCCGACACAGCTGTCAAAAGCCGTACTTGGATTTTTAACCGAACCAATACAGCAAGGAGTTATTTTCTACCCGGAGAGAGGTTCTGATCAAGATGAAAGTAAATAA
- a CDS encoding FtsW/RodA/SpoVE family cell cycle protein: MNSQQQSSRIDYGLILILLMLFVVSCAAIYSAQTTGQYGTNFVFRQVIWYVIGIGIILVFIRLDSDQFHGMAWYLYGFGILLLLFLIVAPSSIAPTINGAKNWYKLPGLGTIQPSEFMKVFLILTLSRVMVNHHSKNPIKTINSDWMLLLKLGAITALPLALVVRQDLGTSLVIISILLGMIFVSGITWKILLPLFGSAATLIGLVFYMVLWQPAVLEKYLGVRQYQFDRIYSWLDPYNYESSIGFHLTRSLLAIGSGQTMGKGFGYREVYLPESHTDFIFSIIGEEYGFIGASVVVSLFFVLIYHITKLALTTKTPYYSYMCAGVIAMITFHAFQNIGMTIGLLPITGIPLPFISYGGSAMMGNMMALALIFSITYNERHYMFSSDRS, translated from the coding sequence ATGAATTCTCAACAACAATCAAGCCGGATTGACTACGGATTGATTTTAATCTTGCTTATGCTGTTTGTTGTAAGCTGTGCAGCGATTTACAGTGCACAGACAACAGGTCAATATGGAACAAACTTTGTCTTCCGGCAAGTTATCTGGTACGTGATTGGGATCGGCATTATCCTGGTATTTATCCGGCTGGATTCAGACCAATTTCACGGCATGGCCTGGTATTTGTACGGTTTTGGCATTTTGCTGCTGTTGTTTTTGATCGTAGCACCATCATCTATTGCTCCAACGATCAACGGAGCGAAAAACTGGTACAAGCTTCCGGGCTTAGGAACCATTCAGCCGTCAGAATTTATGAAAGTATTTCTGATTTTAACATTATCCCGGGTAATGGTGAATCACCATTCTAAAAACCCTATTAAAACGATCAACAGTGATTGGATGCTTTTGCTTAAATTAGGCGCTATTACTGCTTTGCCGCTTGCGCTTGTGGTGCGGCAGGACCTTGGAACATCTCTGGTTATTATTTCTATTTTGCTTGGCATGATTTTCGTTTCAGGTATCACGTGGAAAATACTCCTTCCTCTCTTTGGCAGCGCCGCTACTCTGATCGGCCTTGTGTTTTATATGGTACTCTGGCAGCCGGCAGTGTTAGAAAAATATCTTGGTGTCAGGCAGTACCAGTTCGATCGGATTTATTCATGGCTTGATCCGTATAACTATGAGAGCTCGATCGGTTTCCACCTGACCCGTTCGCTGCTTGCGATTGGCTCAGGCCAGACGATGGGCAAAGGGTTTGGCTACCGGGAAGTCTATCTGCCGGAAAGCCATACTGACTTTATCTTTAGTATTATTGGAGAAGAATATGGATTTATCGGTGCATCGGTTGTTGTAAGTTTGTTTTTTGTGCTCATCTATCACATTACAAAACTCGCATTGACCACAAAAACTCCTTATTATTCTTACATGTGCGCAGGCGTTATCGCGATGATTACGTTTCACGCGTTCCAAAATATCGGCATGACGATCGGCCTGCTGCCGATTACAGGAATTCCACTGCCATTTATCAGCTATGGAGGCAGTGCGATGATGGGAAATATGATGGCTCTGGCGCTTATTTTCTCCATCACCTATAACGAACGTCACTATATGTTTTCATCAGATCGATCATAA
- a CDS encoding sugar ABC transporter ATP-binding protein, with protein MASPYILQMSNISKSFPGVKALQNVRLDVKKGEVHALMGENGAGKSTLMKILIGIYTADTGSVIFDGEELKINNVSEALDKGISMIHQELNPVPEMTVAENIFLGREPTYGRTGIVNQKQLVENTRELFERLNITTINPKAKMIDLTVAKMQLVEIAKAVSYDSKLIIMDEPTSAITDKEVAHLFEIIRSLQKKDVGVIYITHKMEELKQIADTLTVFRDGQYVGTDSIDNMSRERLIEMMVGRELSQVFNKEHTEIKEVALEVKNLTKEGKFYDVNFQVRKGEVLGIAGLMGSGRSEILETIFGAMQADSGDILVNGQKKKMRSPKDAINAGIGLLTEDRKLTGCFLPLSVRDNMIMVNINKYNKGGLLDRKKIENDCADQKAKMNIKTPNMDQLISNLSGGNQQKVLIGRWLLHNPDILFLDEPTRGIDIGAKSEIYNLIFELAKQGKAIIIVSSEMPEVIGLSDRIVVMSEGYQTGELNRSEATQEAIMELATRGELIKQKTS; from the coding sequence ATGGCATCTCCATACATTTTACAAATGTCAAATATATCGAAAAGCTTTCCAGGCGTTAAAGCATTGCAGAATGTTCGCCTGGACGTAAAAAAAGGCGAAGTACATGCCTTGATGGGTGAAAACGGCGCGGGTAAATCCACCTTGATGAAAATATTGATAGGCATTTATACAGCCGACACGGGAAGTGTGATATTCGACGGTGAAGAATTAAAGATTAACAATGTCAGTGAAGCGCTTGATAAAGGCATTTCAATGATTCACCAGGAATTAAATCCAGTGCCGGAAATGACGGTCGCAGAAAACATTTTTCTCGGACGCGAACCAACATATGGCAGAACAGGAATTGTGAATCAAAAGCAGCTTGTTGAGAACACAAGAGAACTTTTTGAGCGTTTAAACATTACGACGATCAATCCAAAAGCAAAAATGATTGACTTAACGGTAGCCAAAATGCAGCTTGTTGAAATTGCAAAAGCAGTTTCTTATGATTCGAAGCTCATTATTATGGATGAACCAACGTCCGCCATTACAGACAAAGAAGTGGCTCATTTGTTTGAAATTATCCGTTCTCTTCAAAAGAAAGACGTCGGTGTGATTTACATTACGCACAAGATGGAAGAACTCAAACAAATCGCTGACACGCTGACGGTATTCCGGGATGGACAGTATGTGGGCACCGATTCTATTGACAATATGTCACGGGAACGTTTAATTGAAATGATGGTTGGCCGCGAGCTTTCGCAAGTATTTAATAAAGAGCATACAGAGATCAAAGAAGTGGCTCTTGAAGTTAAAAACTTAACAAAAGAAGGAAAGTTTTACGACGTGAACTTTCAGGTCCGTAAAGGAGAAGTACTCGGTATTGCCGGCTTAATGGGTTCTGGACGCAGTGAGATTCTGGAAACAATTTTTGGCGCCATGCAGGCGGATTCAGGAGACATTCTCGTTAACGGCCAAAAGAAAAAAATGCGCTCGCCGAAAGACGCGATCAATGCGGGAATTGGCCTTTTAACAGAAGACCGGAAATTAACAGGCTGCTTCCTGCCGCTCAGCGTGCGGGACAACATGATCATGGTGAATATCAATAAGTATAACAAAGGCGGACTGCTTGACCGGAAGAAAATTGAGAATGACTGTGCAGACCAAAAGGCAAAAATGAATATTAAAACGCCGAATATGGATCAGCTCATCAGTAATTTAAGCGGAGGCAACCAGCAAAAGGTGCTTATCGGACGCTGGCTCCTTCATAATCCAGATATTCTATTCCTGGATGAGCCGACGCGTGGCATTGACATCGGGGCGAAAAGTGAAATATACAACTTGATTTTTGAGCTGGCCAAACAAGGTAAAGCCATTATTATTGTGTCATCAGAAATGCCAGAGGTGATTGGGCTTAGTGACCGGATTGTCGTCATGAGTGAAGGGTACCAAACAGGAGAGCTGAACCGCAGCGAAGCGACTCAGGAAGCCATTATGGAGCTTGCGACACGCGGAGAATTAATAAAACAAAAAACATCGTAA
- a CDS encoding response regulator, giving the protein MKKILVADDEDILRMLIVDTLEDDFEIIEAEDGQEALDSIRSGTYDLIVLDYMMPHLTGMEVLEQIRKDGVQTPVMMLTAKAQEADRELAMSYGADYFMAKPFSPIELLSFIESILD; this is encoded by the coding sequence GTGAAAAAGATTTTAGTGGCAGATGATGAAGATATTTTGCGTATGTTAATTGTCGATACGCTTGAAGATGACTTCGAGATTATCGAGGCGGAAGACGGTCAGGAAGCACTGGACAGCATTCGGTCCGGCACATATGATTTAATTGTTTTAGATTATATGATGCCGCATTTAACAGGCATGGAGGTGCTGGAGCAAATCCGTAAGGACGGCGTTCAAACACCTGTTATGATGCTTACCGCAAAAGCCCAGGAAGCAGACCGGGAACTGGCCATGTCTTACGGGGCTGATTATTTTATGGCGAAGCCATTCAGCCCTATTGAACTTTTATCGTTTATCGAAAGCATTCTGGATTAA